The Desulfuromonas sp. genome includes a window with the following:
- a CDS encoding adenylate/guanylate cyclase domain-containing protein, translated as MDKLCRICLLLTAGTVFLVILLYYLQTGLLESIEAKTFDLRLQTLRDGRPPSDKLAIVAIDEKSIEALGRFPWSRSHFSRFLDAAATAGAQAVLFDVLFLEGQSPEVDRELADAIRRSDMTTLAAAVEFAPDGGVSAVRRTFPILGRAARRSAHINILPDEDGVTRWTPLLLPTGDGYLPSLGLATAMDALGVRLFEVGEYEVRVGDRIIPTDGQHRMLIDYTGPPGAYPRYSLVDVLEGRVGQEELRGRVLLVGATALGLLDMRVTPFSNNSPGVELNANVADTILRGDYLRRGGMEALLDLLLIVGLGFAVSVVSFRFRVAVAFPVTVLIAVACVLLVGEAFVAGRWLSLVYPLLAVTLVYALISYLRFMLQDRRAAAVRAMFSSYVSKKVVDQLVKNPELARVGGDSKVVTILFADIRNYTSYSEKRTPRQVVRILNEYLAAMTEVVLEHDGTVDKFMGDGILAYWGAPLEQENHAELAARCALKMLERLKSLQKRWGQSGQEPLECGIGLNSGEVIAGNIGAQGKKVEYTVIGYTVNLAFRIQSEGRERNRPVITASTFENIRHMAHCEPMPAVRVKGKQDPVPLYALLGLQSEALPARGAAVRTA; from the coding sequence GTGGACAAGCTGTGCCGCATCTGTCTTTTGCTCACCGCCGGGACCGTCTTCCTGGTCATCCTCCTCTATTACCTGCAGACGGGTCTTTTGGAGAGCATCGAGGCCAAGACCTTCGATCTGCGCCTGCAGACCCTGCGGGACGGGCGGCCCCCCTCGGACAAGCTGGCCATTGTCGCCATCGACGAGAAGAGCATCGAGGCGCTGGGACGTTTCCCGTGGTCCCGCAGTCATTTCAGCCGGTTTCTTGACGCCGCCGCGACGGCCGGGGCCCAGGCGGTCCTTTTCGATGTGCTCTTTCTCGAGGGGCAGAGTCCCGAGGTGGACCGGGAACTGGCCGACGCCATCCGACGCTCGGACATGACGACCCTGGCGGCTGCCGTCGAATTCGCACCCGACGGCGGCGTTTCGGCTGTCCGGCGGACCTTTCCGATCCTCGGCCGGGCCGCCCGGCGTTCGGCTCACATCAACATCCTTCCGGACGAGGACGGCGTGACCCGCTGGACCCCCCTGCTCCTTCCGACGGGGGACGGCTACCTTCCCTCCCTGGGGCTGGCGACGGCCATGGACGCCCTGGGCGTGCGCCTGTTCGAGGTCGGGGAGTACGAGGTGCGGGTCGGCGACCGGATCATTCCCACCGACGGTCAGCATCGCATGCTCATCGACTACACCGGGCCGCCCGGGGCCTATCCGCGCTACTCCCTGGTGGACGTCCTGGAGGGCCGGGTCGGGCAGGAGGAGCTGCGTGGCAGGGTCCTGCTGGTGGGCGCGACGGCACTTGGGCTGCTCGACATGCGGGTCACCCCATTCTCCAATAACAGCCCCGGGGTGGAGCTCAACGCCAACGTGGCCGACACCATCCTGCGGGGCGACTATCTGCGCAGGGGGGGGATGGAGGCCCTTCTCGACCTGCTGCTCATTGTCGGTCTCGGTTTTGCGGTCTCGGTGGTCTCCTTCCGCTTCCGGGTGGCGGTGGCCTTCCCCGTCACCGTTCTGATCGCCGTCGCCTGCGTCCTGCTCGTCGGCGAGGCGTTCGTAGCCGGGCGCTGGTTGAGCCTTGTCTACCCCCTTCTTGCCGTCACCCTGGTCTACGCCCTCATTTCCTATCTGCGGTTCATGCTTCAGGACCGCCGGGCGGCGGCGGTCCGCGCCATGTTCTCCAGCTATGTTTCCAAGAAGGTGGTCGACCAGTTGGTGAAAAACCCCGAACTCGCACGGGTCGGAGGCGACAGCAAGGTTGTCACGATCCTGTTCGCCGATATCCGCAACTACACTTCCTACAGCGAAAAGCGCACTCCCCGCCAGGTGGTCAGGATCCTCAACGAATACCTGGCGGCGATGACCGAGGTGGTCCTGGAGCACGACGGGACCGTGGACAAGTTCATGGGGGACGGCATCCTCGCCTACTGGGGCGCCCCCCTGGAGCAGGAGAACCACGCCGAGCTGGCGGCCCGCTGCGCCCTGAAGATGCTCGAGCGCCTCAAGTCCCTGCAGAAGCGCTGGGGCCAGTCCGGGCAGGAGCCTCTCGAGTGCGGCATCGGCCTCAACTCCGGCGAGGTGATCGCCGGCAACATCGGCGCCCAGGGCAAGAAGGTGGAGTACACCGTCATCGGCTACACCGTCAATCTCGCCTTTCGCATCCAGAGCGAGGGCCGGGAGCGGAACCGTCCCGTGATCACGGCGTCCACCTTCGAAAATATCCGCCACATGGCGCATTGCGAACCGATGCCGGCGGTCCGGGTCAAGGGCAAGCAGGACCCGGTGCCCCTCTATGCCCTGCTCGGCCTTCAGTCCGAGGCGCTTCCCGCGCGCGGTGCGGCGGTGCGAACGGCGTGA
- a CDS encoding sensor domain-containing diguanylate cyclase, producing the protein MRLHPGEGIAGWVAKHGEPVLVNDVQKDPRFAREVDRAVSFSTHSVVCVPIKSKERSLGVIQLINPLGEGEFGKADLSILSSIADFVAIAIENARNFEKISDLAVTDDLTGLFNARHFHSLLEYEIERSARVGSDLSLVFFDLDHFKTVNDTYGHRSGSKLLAEIGDLLKGSIRRVDRAARYGGDEFVLILPATPKQGAFEVATKLRRKIRTLEFLTEDGSPVEVTASFGIASFPEDAGGKEDLIRLADQAMYEAKQSSRDTVRGL; encoded by the coding sequence ATTCGGCTCCACCCGGGCGAGGGCATCGCCGGGTGGGTTGCGAAGCACGGGGAGCCGGTGCTGGTCAACGACGTGCAGAAGGATCCCCGCTTCGCCCGCGAGGTGGACCGGGCGGTCTCCTTTTCCACTCACTCAGTCGTCTGCGTCCCGATCAAGAGCAAGGAAAGAAGTCTCGGGGTCATCCAGCTCATCAACCCCCTCGGAGAGGGGGAATTCGGAAAGGCCGACCTCTCCATCCTTTCCTCGATCGCCGATTTCGTAGCCATCGCCATCGAAAACGCCCGCAACTTCGAAAAGATCAGCGACCTGGCAGTCACAGACGACCTGACGGGGCTGTTCAACGCCCGCCACTTCCACTCTCTTCTCGAATACGAGATCGAGCGAAGCGCCCGCGTGGGTAGCGACCTGTCGCTGGTCTTTTTCGACCTTGACCATTTCAAGACCGTCAACGACACCTACGGTCACCGGTCCGGCAGCAAGCTGCTCGCCGAGATCGGAGACCTGCTCAAAGGATCCATCCGCAGGGTCGACCGGGCTGCCCGCTACGGCGGCGACGAATTCGTCCTCATCCTCCCTGCCACCCCCAAGCAGGGGGCCTTCGAAGTGGCCACCAAGCTGCGTCGCAAGATCCGGACCCTCGAGTTCCTCACCGAAGACGGCAGCCCCGTCGAAGTGACGGCCAGCTTCGGAATCGCCTCCTTCCCCGAAGACGCCGGAGGCAAGGAAGACCTCATCCGGCTCGCCGACCAGGCCATGTACGAGGCCAAGCAATCCAGCCGGGACACGGTCAGAGGCCTCTGA